The Variovorax paradoxus genome window below encodes:
- a CDS encoding oxidoreductase, whose product MTDTRPIEARIAVRASVAPDICALEIEARDGTPLPAFDAGAHIDVHVDGFVRQYSLLGAPCAAPARYRIAVLKTAASRGGSEAVHARLHAGSALRISVPRNLFPLQPQSPWSLLVAGGIGITPLLSMAAALHAAGSPFELHYCARSRGAMAFVDDLLRSPFAHAVHLHPDDEAAFDAARVLAGRPGEARLYVCGPQGFMGHVLRTAKAAGWDERRLHHESFQPVTAAQGDRGFELVAARSGRRIVVAAGETALQALRREGIEIASSCEQGVCGSCLTPVLEGRVEHRDAFLTAQEQALHDQFLPCCSRAFGEALTLDL is encoded by the coding sequence ATGACCGACACAAGGCCGATCGAGGCGCGCATCGCCGTGCGCGCGAGCGTGGCGCCCGACATCTGCGCCCTCGAGATCGAGGCGCGCGACGGCACGCCGCTGCCGGCTTTCGATGCCGGGGCACACATCGACGTGCATGTCGATGGCTTCGTGCGGCAGTACTCGCTGCTCGGCGCACCGTGCGCAGCGCCCGCGCGCTATCGCATCGCGGTGCTGAAGACCGCCGCCTCGCGCGGCGGCTCCGAAGCGGTGCACGCCCGGCTGCACGCGGGCAGCGCGCTGCGAATCTCGGTACCGAGGAACCTGTTCCCGCTGCAACCGCAAAGCCCATGGTCGCTGCTGGTCGCGGGCGGCATCGGCATCACGCCGCTGCTGAGCATGGCGGCGGCACTGCATGCGGCCGGCTCGCCATTCGAACTGCACTACTGCGCGCGCTCGCGCGGCGCCATGGCCTTCGTCGACGACCTGCTGCGCTCGCCGTTCGCGCACGCAGTGCACTTGCATCCGGACGACGAGGCGGCTTTCGATGCCGCGCGGGTGCTGGCCGGCCGGCCCGGCGAAGCGCGGCTCTATGTCTGCGGCCCGCAGGGCTTCATGGGCCATGTGCTGCGCACCGCGAAGGCCGCAGGCTGGGACGAGCGCAGGTTGCACCACGAGTCCTTCCAACCGGTGACGGCGGCGCAAGGCGATCGCGGCTTCGAGCTGGTCGCGGCGCGCAGCGGCAGGCGCATCGTCGTCGCGGCCGGCGAGACGGCGCTGCAGGCGCTGCGGCGCGAAGGCATCGAGATCGCATCGTCCTGCGAGCAAGGGGTCTGCGGAAGCTGCCTCACACCGGTGCTCGAGGGCCGGGTCGAGCACCGCGATGCCTTTCTCACGGCGCAGGAACAGGCGCTGCACGACCAGTTCCTGCCGTGCTGTTCGCGCGCGTTCGGCGAGGCGTTGACGCTCGATCTCTGA
- a CDS encoding LacI family DNA-binding transcriptional regulator: MIGSGGKPTSRDVARLAGVSQATVSRVLQNSPLVQPATRQAVLDAIAQSGYAPNAAARWMRTKRTGIIALVVANLAVNPLYPAMLQLLSAALRKRGLSASVYEEEDFSDATMRVMVESGVDGVITTTATEASLPLLERIAQKVPLVLLHRTVGSDAFDQFSSDNRASGASTAGFFVDHGRTRIGLISGHDLPSTLREREQGFVEELARRGVALSPGAVARVPKFSYAAGQEAARAILQAGRVDAIFGVNDIVAIGALDGVRSQGLAVPRDVWVVGHDDVPMAAWDSIALTTVSQSREAMVEAAVARLCARLDNQQMEPARVVLPHAFIVRGTAG; encoded by the coding sequence ATGATCGGTTCCGGCGGCAAGCCCACCAGCAGGGACGTCGCGCGGCTCGCAGGGGTGTCGCAGGCGACGGTGTCGCGCGTGCTGCAGAACTCGCCGCTGGTGCAGCCGGCCACGCGCCAGGCGGTGCTCGATGCGATCGCCCAATCGGGCTATGCGCCCAACGCGGCCGCGCGCTGGATGCGCACCAAGCGCACCGGCATCATCGCGCTGGTGGTCGCCAACCTCGCGGTCAATCCGCTCTATCCGGCGATGCTGCAGCTGCTCTCGGCCGCGCTGCGCAAGCGCGGCCTCTCGGCCTCGGTCTACGAGGAAGAGGACTTCAGCGACGCGACCATGCGCGTGATGGTCGAGAGCGGCGTGGATGGCGTCATCACCACCACGGCCACCGAGGCCTCGCTGCCGCTCCTGGAACGCATCGCGCAGAAGGTGCCGCTGGTGCTGCTGCACCGCACCGTGGGCTCCGATGCCTTCGACCAGTTCTCGAGCGACAACCGCGCGAGCGGTGCCTCGACCGCGGGCTTCTTCGTGGACCACGGGCGCACGCGGATCGGCCTGATCTCGGGCCACGACCTGCCGAGCACCTTGCGCGAGCGCGAGCAGGGCTTCGTCGAGGAGCTCGCGCGGCGCGGCGTGGCGCTGAGCCCGGGCGCGGTCGCGCGGGTGCCGAAGTTCTCCTATGCCGCGGGGCAGGAGGCTGCGCGCGCGATCCTGCAGGCGGGCCGCGTCGATGCGATCTTCGGCGTCAACGACATCGTGGCGATCGGCGCGCTCGACGGCGTGCGCTCGCAGGGGCTCGCAGTGCCGCGCGATGTCTGGGTGGTGGGCCACGACGACGTGCCGATGGCCGCCTGGGACAGCATCGCGCTCACGACGGTCTCGCAATCGCGCGAGGCGATGGTGGAAGCCGCCGTCGCGCGGCTGTGCGCGCGGCTCGACAACCAGCAGATGGAGCCGGCGCGCGTGGTGCTGCCGCACGCGTTCATCGTGCGGGGCACGGCCGGCTGA
- a CDS encoding tripartite tricarboxylate transporter substrate binding protein has product MKARSLLRAAGLCVASLAFSAAALAQAWPAKQPVRFVVPYPPGGASDVTARLLSVKLTEALGQAFVVENRPGANGLIALEYVAKSAPDGYTILMANLGPNAINPAVYRKLPYDAIKDFTPITLTSVVPLVVLVQPSMPVNSMKELIAYAKAHPDKLTYASAGNGSANHLAGEMMKSMAGFKMVHVPYKGDAPGLQDTIAGNVSVIFPTVIGGMSQIKSGLLKPIAVTGAKRSSALGSVPTVAEGGIPNFEANSWGGVMGPANLPPEIVARLNTEIVKILKQPETAAKLTSMGADIVGSTPEEFASYLKNEVAKWGKVAHENNITLD; this is encoded by the coding sequence ATGAAGGCGCGTTCGCTATTGCGCGCCGCGGGCCTGTGCGTGGCCTCGCTCGCGTTCTCGGCCGCCGCGCTGGCCCAGGCCTGGCCGGCCAAGCAGCCCGTGCGCTTCGTCGTGCCCTACCCGCCCGGCGGCGCCTCCGACGTGACCGCGCGCCTGCTCAGCGTGAAGCTCACCGAGGCGCTGGGCCAGGCCTTCGTGGTCGAGAACCGGCCCGGTGCCAACGGCCTGATCGCGCTCGAGTACGTCGCCAAGTCGGCGCCCGACGGCTACACCATCCTGATGGCCAACCTCGGACCCAACGCGATCAACCCGGCCGTCTACCGCAAGCTGCCCTACGACGCGATCAAGGACTTCACGCCGATCACGCTGACCTCGGTGGTGCCGCTGGTGGTGCTGGTGCAGCCGTCGATGCCGGTGAACTCGATGAAGGAGCTGATCGCCTATGCCAAGGCCCATCCCGACAAGCTGACCTATGCCTCGGCCGGCAACGGTTCGGCCAACCATCTCGCGGGCGAGATGATGAAGTCGATGGCGGGCTTCAAGATGGTCCACGTGCCCTACAAGGGCGATGCGCCCGGCCTGCAGGACACCATCGCCGGCAACGTGAGCGTGATCTTCCCGACCGTGATCGGCGGCATGTCGCAGATCAAGAGCGGCCTGCTCAAGCCGATCGCGGTGACCGGTGCCAAGCGCTCGTCGGCGCTGGGCTCCGTCCCCACGGTGGCCGAAGGCGGCATCCCGAACTTCGAGGCCAACTCGTGGGGCGGCGTGATGGGTCCGGCCAACCTGCCGCCCGAGATCGTCGCGCGGCTCAACACCGAGATCGTGAAGATCCTCAAGCAGCCGGAGACGGCCGCCAAGCTCACCTCGATGGGTGCCGACATCGTCGGCTCGACGCCCGAGGAGTTCGCGAGCTACCTGAAGAACGAGGTCGCGAAGTGGGGCAAGGTGGCCCACGAGAACAACATCACGTTGGACTGA
- a CDS encoding TauD/TfdA family dioxygenase, which translates to MTLHIQKLPSVLGAEVTGISLRTLTDPDTLAQLRAGMDEHAVLVFRDQPLENEEQLAFAERFDGTLHSKTSVAVLAKNRFGNEALTDISNVGADGQILPADHRLRMSTISNRLWHTDASFENPPGRYSMLSARVVPPVRADTEFADMRAAYDALDDATKAAIEGLQVFHSIAYSRQIMGFEFSEEEKQRLKGAVHPLARTLPRTGRRSLYLASHASHIVDMAVPEGRLILRDLSEHATQPQFIYRHEWRVHDFVIWDNRTTMHRARPFDDKKYRRELRRTTTLDLPLPAASTSTSTATVAA; encoded by the coding sequence ATGACACTGCACATCCAGAAACTCCCTTCGGTGCTGGGCGCCGAGGTGACCGGCATCAGCCTGCGCACCCTGACCGACCCCGACACGCTCGCGCAACTGCGCGCCGGCATGGACGAGCACGCGGTGCTGGTCTTTCGCGACCAGCCGCTCGAGAACGAGGAGCAGCTCGCCTTCGCCGAGCGCTTCGACGGCACCTTGCACAGCAAGACCTCGGTCGCCGTGCTCGCCAAGAACCGCTTCGGCAACGAGGCCCTGACCGACATCTCCAACGTCGGCGCCGACGGCCAGATCCTGCCGGCCGACCACCGGCTGCGCATGAGCACCATCAGCAACCGCCTGTGGCACACCGACGCCTCGTTCGAGAACCCGCCCGGGCGCTACTCGATGCTGTCGGCGCGCGTGGTGCCGCCGGTGCGGGCCGACACCGAGTTCGCCGACATGCGCGCCGCCTACGACGCGCTCGACGACGCGACGAAGGCCGCCATCGAAGGGCTGCAGGTCTTCCATTCGATCGCCTACTCGCGCCAGATCATGGGCTTCGAGTTCTCCGAGGAAGAGAAGCAGCGGCTCAAGGGCGCGGTGCATCCGCTGGCGCGCACCCTGCCGCGCACCGGGCGGCGCTCGCTCTACCTCGCCTCGCATGCCTCGCACATCGTCGACATGGCCGTGCCCGAGGGCCGGCTGATCCTGCGCGACCTCAGCGAGCACGCGACGCAGCCGCAGTTCATCTACCGCCACGAATGGCGGGTGCACGACTTCGTGATCTGGGACAACCGCACCACCATGCACCGCGCGCGGCCCTTCGACGACAAGAAGTACCGGCGCGAGCTGCGGCGCACCACGACGCTGGACCTCCCGCTGCCCGCGGCCTCGACCTCGACCTCGACCGCGACGGTGGCCGCATGA